The DNA window CGGGTCATCGATGGATGTGAAAATCGGGCGCTTTCGAGCCCCGTTCAGATCACGGTCCAGAACTCCGATCCACCGCCGCTACTTCACATCGCTGCGCCCATTCAGGACGCGACCGTGACGGAAATCGTCTCTCTAACGGGCTGGGCGACGGCAACCGATGGCGTGCAAAGGCAGGACGGAGTGACCTTCAGTATCGACGGCCAGCCTTTAACCCTCCACTCAACGCTCACCTGGACGGGACGCCAGGATGTCTGCGACAGTCACCCGATAGGGGATCCCTTCTGCCCTTGGGTTGGCTGGACAGCTGCCTTCGACTCGTCGGTTCTCGCCGACGGACCAAAAACCCTTCGCGTAGAGGCAGATGACGGGAGATCGTCTTCGGTTGTAGAACGACAAATCGTCATTGCGAACAACTCCAGCGGACCGCGTCCACTGTTGGTCATCGACTGGCCACAGCAGAACCAAGTAGTCTCTGGTCCTCAAGTGACCCTGGAAGGCTGGGCCTCTGACCCCAGCGGAATCGAAGACTTGGTGTTCACTATCAATGGCCAACCTCTCGTTCTCAACGCAACCTGGAGTAGAGGCCCGAGGCCAGAGGTCTGTGACGGAATCGGTTCCGGCGACCCTTTGTGTCCGGACATTGGCTGGCGCGCATCCTTTGATTCCGGCGCGATTGTGGACGGCCTTCACACTCTCGCCGTGGAAGCCGACAACGGCAATGCTAGGTCCCTTGCCGAGCGGGTGATTACGGTCAACAATAACCCCGCAGGAACGACCACGGATTTTTACCCTGAGGCCGACAGCTACGCCCAACAACTCTACCCTGATTCAGCTCTCGGAGGCTTCCGGCCGAATCTCTCGATTCGCGGTCCAGGTAGTGGCTTCGGGCGACGGTCTTTCGTCCGCTTCCACGTCACCGGGCTTTCCGGCCCGGTCACTTCAGCCAAGCTCATCCTGTCGGAGTCCGACGGTGTCGATATCCCCGAGATCAGGGTCTGGCACGTTCCGGATTCGTCGTGGAACGAGCAGAGTCTCACTTGGAACATGACGCCTTCAGGGCCCTACGTCCAGCACTCGGTCAGCTACGACCTGATCCGCTGGGGTGCCCACGAGCTCGACGTCACTCCTCTCGTGCAAGGCAATGGCCTCCTCACGATCGGGCTCTCGACAAACACCGACGCCGAGAGCTTCCTTGGAAGCCGAGAGAACCAGAGTCCGAGCAGGCGACCGGTCTTGAGGATCACCAGCCTGCCCTGAGATTGCCCGGGGACTTGACTTACTCCAGGCTGAAGACTCGGCTTCCTCGAAAACCGTGCCTGTTCTAAAACCACCAGAACAATGACCTCGGACGGTAGCCATGACCCACTCCGATATCGAAGAATCCGCAGCCTATTGGGATCAGCACAATCTTGCGCCAACTGACGACATTCGCTACTGGCTGGCCGTTCCCGAGTTGCGGCAGGACATCAATCAGCGCCTGAGTGGCGATCCGGCGGTGCTTTTCATCGCCAGGTTTCTCGACGGACTGCCTTGCCCGGCGGAAAGAGCACTCTCGATCGGCTGCGGTACCGGAGACCTCGAAAGAGGCGTGGCCAATCTGCAGGCGGCCCGAGAGGTACACGGCGTCGATGTCAGCACTGCTTCCCTGGACGAAGCGCGGAGGCTCGCCGACGAATCCGGACTGTCAGAGCGGGTCCAGTACTTCCTCGAGAACGCTTCGACTTGGCTCGGCCGCCAGCCATCGGCATCCTATGGACTGGTGTTCTTCCACGGCAGTCTCCACCACATCGAAGATCTGGAAGGAGTCCTCGACGGCGCCGCCAGGGTTCTCAACGGTAGCGAGCCAGGACTTCTCTACGTCGACGAATACATCGGACCTTCGCGAGGGGAGTGGTCCGACCAGAACCTGATCACGGCACGCGAGTTGTTTGCGCAAATCCCCGAGCGATTTCGCCGAACCCCAGAGGTTTGGCCACCGATCGCCATGGAAGATCCTACGGAGATGATCCGGTCCTCAGAAATCCCCACCATGCTCGAAGAACGTTTCGAGATCATCGATCGGCAACTCTATGGAGGACAAATTCTCTCCCCCTTGGTTTCAGCCCTGCGGGGAAGCACCCTCGAGCATCCGGCGGTGGCACCAATTCTCCGCGAAGCTCTCGAGCTCGAGCAACGGGATATCGAGAGCTCTCACTACGGAATCTTCACGGCGCGACCGCGATAAAGGGGGACCTCACTCTCCCGAAAGAAAGCCCTCAGTCCTGCTCCCGCTCGCCGGTCCACCAGAGCTTCGACTCCGGGGTTCCGGCATCTAAGAAGCGCCCGACGAAGGAGGCGCCGTCGGCGAAGGCCAGGAACTCGAGCTTGCCGGTGGCGAGGGTGCCTTCGCCGCGCTCTTCCCAGGTGGCGTTGAGTCGCGCTCCCGACGCCTGACCTTCGATGCGACCACGAACCGGTTGCTGACGCTCGGGATCGAGGTACTCGTAGCTGCCGACGACCTCCCCCGCCGCCGCAGTCTCGAAGACGACCACGATGTTGCTCGGCGTGTCGTTGATCGAGGTACCCCAGGCGGTGTTCCAGGTTCCTTCCCAGGAGACCGTGGGCGGAGGCGAATCTGCCGCCACGGGCACCTCCTGGCTGAGATAGCCGCTCCTTCCGAGGGCCAGCAGCGTGAAGACCACCCCGATGACGGCAGCGATCACCCGTGCCGGCACCTGATCGGTGCCGACCTTGATTTCACGAGCCTCGACGCGGCCGATCAGGCCGAGCAGAAACAGGACGACGCCGAAGCTGAAGATGACCGTGTCCATGGCGGGCTCCTCACCCCTTGAGACCAACAGCCGGTTGCGGGAAGGCTTGCTGCGGGCAGCTTAGCAGCCGCGCAAGCCCTGCACTGCCGCCAAGGTCCTCAGGCTTCCGCTGCCCGCGTGACGGACGCCGTGAGGTCCTGCAGCGAGCGCACCCCCAGACCGTCGTCGCGCAGGGCGCGGATGGCGGCGGCGGCGGCGCGGGCGCCGGTCAGGGTGGTGACACAGGGCACGTCGTGCTTCAAGGCGGTCTGACGAATCACCCCGTCATCGATGTGAGACTCGGAGCCGAGGGGCGTGTTGACCACCAGGGCGATGTCGCCGTTGATCAGGCGATCGACGACGTGGGGGCGACCCTCGTGGACCTTGAGAACGGTCTCCACCTCGAGCCCCTCCCGACGCAGAAAGTCGGCGGTGCCGGCGGTGGCGACGAGGGCGAAGCCGAGCTCCGCGAAGGTCGCCGCGATCGGCGCCAGGGTCTGCTTGTCGCGATCGTGCACGGTGAGGAAGACGGTGCCCTCGAGGGGCAGGCTCTGGCCGGCCCCCAACCAGGCCTTGGCGAAGGCGTTGCCGAAGGTGCGACCGACCCCCATCACCTCACCGGTGGACTTCATCTCCGGGCCGAGCAGAGGGTCGAACCCCGGGAAGCGCCGAAAGGGGAACACCGGAGCCTTGACGAACACCCCGGGCACCGGCGGCTCACGGACGAAGTCGATCTCGGCGAGGCGCCGGCCGGCCATCGTCTGCACGGCGATGTCGACCAACGGCCGGCCCACGGCCTTGGCGATGAACGGCACGGTGCGGGAAGCGCGGGGGTTGACCTCGAGCACGTAGACGCGGTCTTCGTAAACGGCGAACTGGATGTTCATCAGGCCGACCACCCCGAGGCGCAGCGCGAGGCGCCGGGCGATGTCGCGCATCTCGTCGAGGTGGGGATCGAAGAGGCGGTGCGGCGGCAACACCGCCGCCGAATCCCCGGAGTGGATGCCGGCTTCCTCGATATGGCCGAGGAGGCCGGCCACGACCGCCGTCTCGCCATCGCAGATCAGATCCAGGTCGAGCTCGGCGGCATCTTCGAGGAAGCGGTCGAGGAGCACCGGGTGCCCTTCGGAAACGTCGGTGGCGCGCTCCATGTACTCGATCAGCGAACGCTCGTCGTAGCACATCGCCATCGCCCGACCGCCGAGCACGTAGCTCGGCCGCACCATCACCGGAAAGCCGATGCGCCGCGCCACCTCGAGGGCCTCTTCGAGGGACTCGGCGGCGCCGTTCTCGGGCTGCAGGATGTTCTCCTCGGCGAGCAGGGCACCGAAGCGCTCACGGTCCTCGGCGAGATCGATGGCGTCCGGCGAGGTGCCCCAGATGGGCACCCCGGCAGCTTCGAGGCCACGGGCGAGCTTCAAGGGCGTCTGGCCGCCGAGCTGCACGATCACCCCCTCGGGCTGCTCGCGCTCGACCACCGCCAGCACATGCTCGAGGGTCAAGGGCTCGAAGTACAGCCGATCGGCGGTGTCGTAGTCCGTCGACACGGTCTCCGGGTTGCAGTTGAGCATGATGGTTTCGTAGCCGATACGCGACAGGGCGAAGGCGGCGTGGACGCAGCAGTAGTCGAACTCGATGCCCTGACCGATGCGGTTGGGCCCGGAACCGAGAATCAGCACCTTCGGCCGGTCCGTCGGGTTGCTCTCGCACTCGTCGCCGAGGGTCGAGTAGAGGTAGGGGGTGGTGGCCGGGAACTCGGCGGCGCAGGTGTCCACCCGCTTGAAGACGCGCCGGATGCCGGCTTCGTCGAGGGCCTCGCGCAGCGCCGTTCGGGAAGCGCCCAGGAGGCCGGCGATACGCACATCGGAAAGGCCGGAGGCCTTGGCCCGGCGCAACAGACCCGGAGGCACCGAGGCGAGATTCCAGCAGCCGAGCTCCGTCTCGAGAGCGATGATGGCCTCGATCTCGCGCAAGAACCAGGGGTCGATGCGCGACAGGGCAGAGACCTCTTCGACGGTCCAGCCCTGACGCAGGGCGGCGAACACCGCGAACAGGCGCTCCCAGTTGGGCTCCGAAAGACGCTTGCGCAGGCGCACCGGATCGGCCATCCGGCGGTCGCGGGTGGCCTGCTTGCCGTCGAGCTCGAGGGAGGCCAGGGCCTTCATCAAGGCCTCCGGAAAGCTCGAGCCGAGGGCCATCACCTCGCCGACGGACTTCATCGACGGCCCGAGGTGCGCCTCGGAACCGGGGAACTTCTCGAAGGCCCAGCGCGGGATCTTCACCATCGTGTAGTCGAGGGAGGGCTCGAAGGCGGCGAAGGTCTTGCCGGTGATGTCGTTCTCGATCTCGTCGAGGGTGTAGCCGACCGCCAGCAGCGCCGCGATCTTGGCGATCGGGAAGCCGGTGGCCTTGGAGGCCAGGGCCGAGCTGCGGGAGACCCGCGGATTCATCTCGATCACCACCTGATCACCGTTCTCCGGGTTGACGGCGAACTGGATGTTGGACCCGCCGGTGGCCACGCCGACCCGGCGGATCACCCGAAAGGCGTCGTCGCGCATCCTCTGGTACTCGCGATCGGAAAGGGTCTGCTGCGGCGCCACGGTGATCGAATCGCCGGTGTGCACCCCCATCGCGTCGACGTTCTCCACCGAGCACACCACGATGGCGTTGTCGGCGACATCGCGAATCACCTCGAGCTCGTACTCCTTCCACCCCAGCACCGACTGTTCCACCAACACCCGATTCGCCGGGCTGGCCTGCAGCGCCGCGCTGACCACGTCCTCGAACTCGTCGCGGTTGTAGGCCACGCCGCCGCCCTCGCCGCCGAGGGTGAAGCTCGGCCGGATGATCACCGGATAGCCGACCTCGCCGACGATCTCGTGGGCCTCTTCGAGACTGCCCGCATAGCCGCTCTGCGGCACCTCGAGACCGATTTCCTCCATCGCCTGCTTGAACAGCAGGCGATCCTCGCCCAGGCGCAGGGCGGCGATATCGGCCCCCAGAACCTCGACGCCGAGGCGCTCGAGGACGCCGCTCTCGGAAACCGCAATGGCGAGATTGATGCCGGTCTGACCGCCGACCGTCGGCAGCAGCGCATCGGGGCGCTCTTTTTCGAGCACCTTTTCCACCACCTCCGGCACCAGCGGCTCGATGTAGGTGGCGTCGGCGAACTCCGGGTCCGTCATGATGGTGGCCGGATTCGAATTGATCAGGATCACCCGATAGCCGTGCTGGCGCAGGACACGGCAAGCCTGGGTTCCGGAGTAGTCGAACTCACAGGCCTGGCCGATGACGATCGGCCCAGAGCCGAGGACGAGAATGGAGCTCAGATCTTGACGGCGTGGCATGTCTCGCGGTCCCTTTTCGAGGTCAGATCACGACAGGAAGGAGCGATCTCCAGGGGCGAGGCCGGTCAAGAAGGGCGCAGAACGTACACGAAGGCCTCGACGGTCTGGCCGTCGTCGAGCCGCACGCGGGTCGCGACGCGCTCGTAAGCCTCCCCTTCGAAGGCGTCCAGCCTCTCCCAGTGGTCGGCGAGCTTATCCGAAGTCAGCACGAACCCGGACACCGGATCGCCGGCCGGGTCGAGGATCAGAGCGGGATAGCCGTAGGTCGCTCCCCAGCCGGCGGCATGGAGGGTTCCGCGCACCTCCGCCGGCTGCCAATCGCCGCCGAGGGCGGTCAGCTGATGCTGGTTGCGCCGGCCCGGCGCCAAGGTGCCGTAGACGAAGAGCCGAGATGGCCTCATGGCGATGGCGGCTCTTGGGGACGCTTTTCGTATCCCAGACAGACGTGCACCGGCAAGCGGGGATAGCGCGGGAAGCGCTCATCGTCGTCCGAGCGGCCACAGCGCACGAAGACGCTGGTTTTCGAAGCTTGCAGCTCGAGGAACTGACAGTTGGCACACAGCCCGGGATGGAGCGGTAGACGCTCCAGAGCGGAGCTATCGAGCTGGCCGCGGCGGCGCTTGCGGGCTCCGGCCCGAGGGCGCGACGAGGAATCGACCATAGACGAAAAAAATATCAGGAACTTTTGGTCAATCGGGCATAAAACGAACACTCGTTCTGTTCCGTATAGGTGAATAGAACAGGTCATCATCCTTCGGGGTGGCGACCTCCTACCGGGGACCCACCAGATTGCGTCCGCGATCTGGGAAGCCCGGGGCCCCAGCGGCGGCAACGTCGCCCTTCCAGACCTCCTACCACCCCCGCGGTTTCGGCCGCGCGGTTCACATCCGAAAGGGGCCGAAATTCTTCGGCCCCTTTCGCCTGCCCGCTGAAAACAATTCGCCCGGCCATTCTGTTTCAGGCGGCGACTTGCCAGGGAAAGCCGATTGCGGCATGGTGACCGCTTCGAAGACCGGCCCGGAGAGAGGAACCGTCCCGTGACCAACAGCTCAACCCGCCTCACCAAGACCCTCGCCGCCATCGAGGGCGGCATCGCAGACCAGCTCCACCTCGGAGCCCAGCTCTACGTCTCCCTGGGAGGACAAGCCGTCGCCGATCTCGCCATCGGGACCGATCGCGAGGGCCAACCCTTGACCTCGGAGCACCTGACCCTCTGGCTGTCGGCCAGCAAGCCGATCACCGCCGTCGCCATCGGCCAGCTTTGGGAGCGCGGACGCCTCGAGCTCGACGATCCGGTGGCCCGCCATCTGCCGGCCTTCGCCGCCCATGGCAAGGAGACGATTACGATTCGTCATCTCCTCACCCACACCGGCGGTATCCGTATGCTCGAGGTCGGCTGGCCCCACGCCACCTGGGAAGAGATCGTCGACAAGATCTGCAACCGTCGACCGGAGCCCCGCTGGATTCCGGGCGAAAAGGCCGGATACCACCTGACGTCGAGCTGGTTCGTGCTCGGCGAGCTGGTGCATCGTCTCGATGGCCGTCCCTTCTCCACCTACGTGCGCCAGGAAATCTTCGAGCCCTTGCGGATGGCCGATTCCTGGATCGGCATGCCGGAGGAGTCCTACCGCGGCTACGGCGATCGTATCGCTCGCTCCTACAACACTGCCGATGGCGAGGGCGCCCCGTTTCGGCGGCCGCGGGAGCATTCCTGGCACGGCATCGAGAGGGTGACACGGCCCTCCCCCGGCGGCAACGGCAGGGGACCGATCCGGGAGCTCGGGCGCTTCTACGAAGCCCTCGCCGCCGGCGGCAGTCTCGGTGGCGGCAGAATCCTGCAGAGCCCGACCGTCGAGGCACTCACCGCGCGCCACCGGGTGGGTCTCTTCGACCATACCTTCAAGCACGTTCTCGACTGGGGGCTGGGCTTCATCCCGGACTCCAAGCAGTACGGCGAAGACACCGTGCCCTACAGCTATGGCCGCCGCTGCTCGCGCCGTACTTTCGGCCACAGCGGCTACCGATCGTCGACGGGCTTCGCCGATCCCACCCACGGGCTGGTCGTCGCCCTGGTGTTCAACGGCACTCCCGACGATGCCGGTCACGACCGCCGCCAGCGGGCGGTGGTGGAGGCGATCTACGAAGACTTGGAGCTGAGCAGCGACGCGTCGACGGCCGCTGGCTGAGCCGCCAGCGGCGTCAGCGCCAGCCGGCGTCCGGCATCCAGAAGGTCCCGCGACGCCGCCAGGTCTCCGACCACACCTCCTCCGGTGGTTGCCACGACGGGGGTCGCCGTCAGGCGATTGAGGAAGTCGCGACCGTCGTCCGGCGCGAAGACCTTCAAGTAATTGTCACTCACCCCCGACCAGCGCCCCTCGCGGCAACGCTCCCAAAGGACCGGCAGGGTTTCGCCGACTCGACTTTCCTGGAAGCGCCGCTCGCTGTCGGCCGCCACTTCCAGCATCGCCTCCATGCGGCGGCGCTTGACCTCGTGAGGCACCGCATCCGGCAGCTCCGCCGCCAGCGTGCCCTCGCGCGTCGAGTAAGGAAAGACGTGAATCTTGGCGAAGTCCATCGAGCGCACGAAGTCGAGGCCGGCGGCAAACTCGTCGTCGCTCTCGCCGGGAAAGCCGACGATGACATCGGTGGTCACCGCCATGCCGGAGATCTCCCGTCGCACCGAGTCGACCACCTCGCGATAGCGCTCGCCGCTGTAGGGACGGCGCATGCGTCGCAAGGTGGCGTCACAACCGCTCTGCAGCGACATGTGGGTGTGCCGGCACAGGCGCGGATCACGCCACAGGTCGATGATCCGGGGATCGAGCTGCCAGGGAGCGATCGAGGTCAATCGCAGGCGTGGCAGGTCGGTGTCGTCGAGAATCGCCCGGGCGAGATCGTAGAGGCGAGCCTGACCCGCCCGATAGGCGGAGATCTGCACCCCCGTCACCACCACCTCGACGGCACCGCCGGCCACCAGCTCGGCGACCTCCGCCACCACCTCCGCCACCGACCGGCTGCGCTGGCGACCGCGGGTGAAAGGAATGATGCAGAAGGAGCACTTCATGTTGCAGCCGTCTTCAGCCTTGACCAAAGCCCGGGTGTTGCCGAAGGCGAGGGCCTGCTCCGGCTGGCCGAGGGCGTCGAGAGGCAGCCCGCCACCCTTCGCCACTCCCGCCGCGGACAGCTCCGGGAAGCGCGCCTCGACCCGCTCGAGAAGCTCTTCCTTGTGGCTGTTCGGCACCACCAGATCGATGCCTTCATGGGCCGCCGCGGCGAGCTCCGGATCGCTGACATAGCAACCCGTGACCACCGTCTTGATGTCGCCTTCGAGGCGCCCTCCCCGTCGCGCCACCTTGCGCGAATCGCGCGCCGCCCGATGGGTCACGGTGCAACTGTTGACGACGTGGAGGTCGGCCTCTTCGAGGCGCCCGACGACCTGGTGCCCGGCGGCGTGAAAGCGCCGCGCCAGGCGTTCGAGCTCCGCCTGGTTGAGCTTGCAGCCGAGATTGGTGAAGTGGACGCGCATGACCAACCGGTACGTTATCGCAGGACTCTCGAGGTCTCGCGCCGGCGCCCTGAGTCGCGGGACTTGCCAAGACCAGGGCGCGGCCCGGCAGGGCCGCCGCGAGGGCGCTCTCCTACTCTCCCCAGGAAACCTCCAGCAAGCCGACCGAGCGCGGCTCCGGATCCTCCGGCAGGAGCAGGGTGTAGTTCGGCGTCAGCGTGAAGCGGCAGTCCTCCGGCACCGCCAGGGAAAGGCGGTGGACGCCGGCTCCGCGCAGCCAGGCCTCGCTGCCGCAGGTCGAGCTCACCCGCACCGTCTGCTCGCGCTCTTCGCCGAGAAAGGTCAGCCCCTGCGCCGCCGTCGGAAGCTCGACCAGTAGCTCGAGGGAACCGGCCCGCTCGACCCCACGCACCTCGAGGGTCGCCTCGCGGCGCAGCCAACGCTTGGCCAGAATCTGACGATCGGCTCCGGCCTCCACCGGCGACCAAGGGCCCTCGAAGTGGAAGGTCGGGAAGGTCGCTCCCGGTGCCGGCACCTCGACGCGGGCAATCACCGTCTCGCGGCCATCGCCGCCGGCGAGAGGAAAGCGCTTGCCCGCCGGCACGAACAGCCCGGCGACCAGCTCGTAGGACCCGGCCTCGAGTGGCGGCGCCAGCATCGATTGGGTCAAGGGCAGGTCGTAGCGCGCCGTGTCCCCGGCCTGCCAGCGCTCCGGAAAAGGATGGTCGAAGGTTTTCACCAGGTCGCCCGCGGCGTTGCGCAGGTGAACGAACACCATCGGCCGCGGCACCGCCTCGAGGTCCATCCGCCACTGCCACTGCACCGCAACGTGGGCCGGGTAATCGAGGCGGATCTCCGCCGGTGACACGGTGAGCTCGCCGACGGCCGGCGGTGATGGCGAGCATCCCCAGAGGAGAAGCGGCAAGAGGGCGAGTAACGAAGCAGTCGTGCGCAGCATTGGGAGTACCTCCCGGGTCGGGTTTTCAGCAGCTGGCGGCGACGCAAAGTAGCTCGTCGCCGCGCACCAAGTCAAGATTTGCCGGTGGCCCAGCGCCTCCGATCGCGTCTTCCGGGCCGCCCCTGGGAGCGGTCGCGGCGAGGGCCGGCGAGGCCTTGATAAACTCCCCATCCGCCTCGACTTCAATGGCGAAACGCTGGGAACGGAGCGATCTTCATGGCAACGATCGACAAGCTCTTGCTGGCTCTTGCAGCCAAGAAGATGGACTGT is part of the Acidobacteriota bacterium genome and encodes:
- a CDS encoding serine hydrolase domain-containing protein yields the protein MTNSSTRLTKTLAAIEGGIADQLHLGAQLYVSLGGQAVADLAIGTDREGQPLTSEHLTLWLSASKPITAVAIGQLWERGRLELDDPVARHLPAFAAHGKETITIRHLLTHTGGIRMLEVGWPHATWEEIVDKICNRRPEPRWIPGEKAGYHLTSSWFVLGELVHRLDGRPFSTYVRQEIFEPLRMADSWIGMPEESYRGYGDRIARSYNTADGEGAPFRRPREHSWHGIERVTRPSPGGNGRGPIRELGRFYEALAAGGSLGGGRILQSPTVEALTARHRVGLFDHTFKHVLDWGLGFIPDSKQYGEDTVPYSYGRRCSRRTFGHSGYRSSTGFADPTHGLVVALVFNGTPDDAGHDRRQRAVVEAIYEDLELSSDASTAAG
- a CDS encoding class I SAM-dependent methyltransferase, which gives rise to MTHSDIEESAAYWDQHNLAPTDDIRYWLAVPELRQDINQRLSGDPAVLFIARFLDGLPCPAERALSIGCGTGDLERGVANLQAAREVHGVDVSTASLDEARRLADESGLSERVQYFLENASTWLGRQPSASYGLVFFHGSLHHIEDLEGVLDGAARVLNGSEPGLLYVDEYIGPSRGEWSDQNLITARELFAQIPERFRRTPEVWPPIAMEDPTEMIRSSEIPTMLEERFEIIDRQLYGGQILSPLVSALRGSTLEHPAVAPILREALELEQRDIESSHYGIFTARPR
- the carB gene encoding carbamoyl-phosphate synthase large subunit, translated to MPRRQDLSSILVLGSGPIVIGQACEFDYSGTQACRVLRQHGYRVILINSNPATIMTDPEFADATYIEPLVPEVVEKVLEKERPDALLPTVGGQTGINLAIAVSESGVLERLGVEVLGADIAALRLGEDRLLFKQAMEEIGLEVPQSGYAGSLEEAHEIVGEVGYPVIIRPSFTLGGEGGGVAYNRDEFEDVVSAALQASPANRVLVEQSVLGWKEYELEVIRDVADNAIVVCSVENVDAMGVHTGDSITVAPQQTLSDREYQRMRDDAFRVIRRVGVATGGSNIQFAVNPENGDQVVIEMNPRVSRSSALASKATGFPIAKIAALLAVGYTLDEIENDITGKTFAAFEPSLDYTMVKIPRWAFEKFPGSEAHLGPSMKSVGEVMALGSSFPEALMKALASLELDGKQATRDRRMADPVRLRKRLSEPNWERLFAVFAALRQGWTVEEVSALSRIDPWFLREIEAIIALETELGCWNLASVPPGLLRRAKASGLSDVRIAGLLGASRTALREALDEAGIRRVFKRVDTCAAEFPATTPYLYSTLGDECESNPTDRPKVLILGSGPNRIGQGIEFDYCCVHAAFALSRIGYETIMLNCNPETVSTDYDTADRLYFEPLTLEHVLAVVEREQPEGVIVQLGGQTPLKLARGLEAAGVPIWGTSPDAIDLAEDRERFGALLAEENILQPENGAAESLEEALEVARRIGFPVMVRPSYVLGGRAMAMCYDERSLIEYMERATDVSEGHPVLLDRFLEDAAELDLDLICDGETAVVAGLLGHIEEAGIHSGDSAAVLPPHRLFDPHLDEMRDIARRLALRLGVVGLMNIQFAVYEDRVYVLEVNPRASRTVPFIAKAVGRPLVDIAVQTMAGRRLAEIDFVREPPVPGVFVKAPVFPFRRFPGFDPLLGPEMKSTGEVMGVGRTFGNAFAKAWLGAGQSLPLEGTVFLTVHDRDKQTLAPIAATFAELGFALVATAGTADFLRREGLEVETVLKVHEGRPHVVDRLINGDIALVVNTPLGSESHIDDGVIRQTALKHDVPCVTTLTGARAAAAAIRALRDDGLGVRSLQDLTASVTRAAEA
- a CDS encoding MiaB/RimO family radical SAM methylthiotransferase, with product MRVHFTNLGCKLNQAELERLARRFHAAGHQVVGRLEEADLHVVNSCTVTHRAARDSRKVARRGGRLEGDIKTVVTGCYVSDPELAAAAHEGIDLVVPNSHKEELLERVEARFPELSAAGVAKGGGLPLDALGQPEQALAFGNTRALVKAEDGCNMKCSFCIIPFTRGRQRSRSVAEVVAEVAELVAGGAVEVVVTGVQISAYRAGQARLYDLARAILDDTDLPRLRLTSIAPWQLDPRIIDLWRDPRLCRHTHMSLQSGCDATLRRMRRPYSGERYREVVDSVRREISGMAVTTDVIVGFPGESDDEFAAGLDFVRSMDFAKIHVFPYSTREGTLAAELPDAVPHEVKRRRMEAMLEVAADSERRFQESRVGETLPVLWERCREGRWSGVSDNYLKVFAPDDGRDFLNRLTATPVVATTGGGVVGDLAASRDLLDAGRRLALTPLAAQPAAVDASLLSSKSS
- a CDS encoding gamma-glutamylcyclotransferase family protein, giving the protein MRPSRLFVYGTLAPGRRNQHQLTALGGDWQPAEVRGTLHAAGWGATYGYPALILDPAGDPVSGFVLTSDKLADHWERLDAFEGEAYERVATRVRLDDGQTVEAFVYVLRPS